One segment of Rosa chinensis cultivar Old Blush chromosome 6, RchiOBHm-V2, whole genome shotgun sequence DNA contains the following:
- the LOC121049707 gene encoding uncharacterized protein LOC121049707 isoform X1, translating into MCQEEEEIVKGYLKARFLPRHRLNAAMALVKASRHKNCTGGGKSLSLRSLVDKSSGFGFLQCSWDLNGNVPYKIFVGSCCSRLKGLLCMLDDCLNGGSLTTVGM; encoded by the exons ATGTgccaggaagaggaagag ATTGTAAAAGGCTACCTTAAGGCACGCTTTCTGCCTAGGCATAGGCTAAATGCAGCGATGGCTCTGGTAAAAGCAAGCAGGCACAAAAATTGCACAGGAGGAGGGAAAAGCTTAAGCCTCAG GAGCTTAGTTGATAAGTCCTCAGGTTTTGGATTTCTTCAGTGTTCATGGGATCTAAATGGAAATGTTCCTTATAAAATATTTGTTGGAAGCTGCTGTTCAAG GCTTAAAGGTCTTTTGTGCATGCTGGATGATTGTCTAAACGGCGGGAGTTTAACAACAGTAGGAATGTGA
- the LOC121049707 gene encoding uncharacterized protein LOC121049707 isoform X2 has product MCQEEEEIVKGYLKARFLPRHRLNAAMALVKASRHKNCTGGGKSLSLRSLVDKSSGFGFLQCSWDLNGNVPYKIFVGSCCSSNAWL; this is encoded by the exons ATGTgccaggaagaggaagag ATTGTAAAAGGCTACCTTAAGGCACGCTTTCTGCCTAGGCATAGGCTAAATGCAGCGATGGCTCTGGTAAAAGCAAGCAGGCACAAAAATTGCACAGGAGGAGGGAAAAGCTTAAGCCTCAG GAGCTTAGTTGATAAGTCCTCAGGTTTTGGATTTCTTCAGTGTTCATGGGATCTAAATGGAAATGTTCCTTATAAAATATTTGTTGGAAGCTGCTGTTCAAG CAATGCATGGTTGTGA
- the LOC112171415 gene encoding cyclic AMP-responsive element-binding protein 5-like — protein sequence MQNLVNNLISIGAGREAAFAAAVLGDNALMEKAWQDTGMLAEAVLHAHAHGRPTLKNLVQAWNKMLQKDVEHTPLEKTDAVAAFLASLEEPKLTSLADAAKKPPTEILPPGMPSLTVAMAVQKKPPPGAQNSQQQPGKPLLLEAAPATTPPLQVCHNNLNQVNQLQTIIPLFHQQTVIQLQLLLEKVSRKILRMMWHHQTRHQMRHLKPHNLMPHPKAHNLMQPHPKRHNLMSHPKRRNLMPHPKRRNLIPHPRHRN from the exons ATGCAGAATTTGGTTAACAATTTAATATCCATTGGTGCTGGACGGGAAGCAGCATTCGCAGCTGCTGTTTTGGGAGACAATGCTCTCATGGAGAAGGCTTGGCAGGATACTGGAATGCTTGCTGAGGCTGTGCTTCATGCCCAT GCTCATGGGAGACCAACATTGAAGAACTTGGTTCAGGCATGGAATAAAATGCTGCAAAAGGACGTTGAGCACACCCCATTAGAAAAAACGGATGCTGTTGCAGCATTTTTGGCTTCTCTGGAGGAACCCAAGCTTACAAGTTTAGCAGATGCTGCCAAGAAACCACCAACTGAAATTCTTCCTCCAGGGATGCCATCTCTTACAGTTGCTATGGCTGTTCAAAAGAAACCGCCTCCAGGGGCCCAGAATTCACAGCAGCAACCGGGCAAGCCACTGCTGTTAGAAGCAGCCCCTGCTACCACACCACCCCTTCAAGTGTGCCACAACAATCTGAATCAGGTGAACCAACTTCAGACAATAATCCCCCTGTTTCATCAACAGACAGTAATCCAGCTCCAGTTGCTTCTGGAGAAAGTGTCCCGGAAAATTCTAAGAATGATGTGGCACCATCAGACACGCCATCAGATGCGCCACCTCAAACCTCACAATCTGATGCCGCATCCCAAGGCCCACAACCTGATGCAACCCCATCCCAAGCGCCACAACCTGATGTCCCATCCCAAGCGCCGCAACCTGATGCCCCATCCCAAGCGCCGCAACCTGATACCCCATCCCAGGCACCGCAACTAG
- the LOC112169589 gene encoding uncharacterized protein LOC112169589 produces the protein MGYATEALHLPGISTRLEFDLAMQSSDLKRALQCLLTMSNNRDLGQDNSGFDLKDILTITTKKENILEAVQGIVKFTKEFLDLIDAADATGQAEIAREALKRLVAAASVKGALQGHELRGQALQLANHGELTRLSVCYLYLNMLILLSGASNYFGLHVIVISDKTTPKN, from the exons ATGGGTTATGCTACTGAGGCACTTCATTTGCCTGGAATCTCTACGAG GTTGGAGTTTGATTTGGCCATGCAGAGTAGTGATTTGAAAAGAGCTCTCCAGTGCCTTCTCACAATGAGCAACAACAGGGACTTGGGGCAAGATAATTCAGGATTTGATTTGAAGGACATTCTTACTATAACAACTAAGAAAGAGAATATATTGGAAGCTGTCCAAGGAATAGTGAAATTTACAAAGGAGTTTTTGGATCTTATTGATGCCGCAGATGCTACTGGACAGGCTGAAATTGCTCGGGAGGCTCTTAAGAGGTTGGTTGCTGCGGCTTCTGTGAAAGGAGCTTTACAGGGTCATGAATTAAGAGGACAAGCTCTTCAGTTAGCCAATCATGGAGAGTTGACACGGCTTAGTGTATGCTATCTATATCTGAACATGCTTATTTTGCTTTCTGGTGCTTCCAATTATTTTGGTTTGCACGTAATAGTAATATCAGACAAAACCACACCTAAAAATTAA